GCCAGGGGAAATACAAACCAAAAGTAAGGGATACCCTCCTCTTCAAGGAAGGCTGGTTGGCAGCTGCACCAAACTGTTCAGGGAACTGAAGCATCCTCATCCTTCCATATGGAAGATAGACACTAAACACAAGTGATTGGTCTTAGAACAGCAGCAACTAGGTAAAATTCAATGGACTGCAGAGAAAAGTAAATAATTGTTTCCTAGCTATGCATTAGAGGCCCTGCATTGCAGAAGACAATCAGGAGATTATGCACAAAGAGGTTAGTTAAGAAATCTTTAGGATATATTGAGAAATATTTTGGATGACTTAGATGAGGCTGGTAGTAGCAGAAATTTTGACTTTTTCACATCTCcaactattttcttctttcatactGAGCTATAACCCTCCTCTGTAACCTCCCAATGCACAAAGGCACTGATATTAGTAATTAGGTATAACATTGCTACATGACCTGTATCTTTACTATAAAAGCAGTTGAGGGCATTGTTTACATCAGATCAGGAGACATCAGCATGAAATATTTTACtgtcatttctggttttaaagtcTATGACTACAATTGAAATATGTCAGAGGATGAatagtcacagaaaatgccaagGTCATGCAACCAAAACATTACCCAAGAGAAAAGATACTGGTAAAGGTCTTCCTTCAAAAATACACCTAACCATGTACCTAGTTTGGAGGGTACAAGTTTTAAATAtctcagaaaggttttttttttctctggattttGCTTCTCCTCTTCATAACCAAACAAATCattactatgattttttttttggtatacaaaaaaaaaaaaagtccattaagTGGAAAAGTGACAGATaggctttgaaaagaaaaatatcatttgCCCTAGTAATTAATTTCTAGAATAGCCTGTAATTTTACTATCCTCAATAAATATCACATGACATGGAGAAAAAGTAAACTTGTATCAAAAGTCCTGGTCAGTACACCAGATAATAAAAGAAAGCCCACAGGGACATTTTCTGGGTCTGCCAGGGCAAGTGGGATGTGTCTGAAGAAGCAGCAGTGTGTCTGGGGCAGAATTCTGTCTGAGCTAGTCACACCAGCCTGCCGTGAAAGTCATCGGAGAGGAACAGACACTTGCAGGACATAAGTCATACAGATGTTGTACTACGAGTGTCTAAGGCTGGGTGAGACACGCTCCATCCAGTAAGATTACAGGCATTTCACTGAATCCCTCTGTGCCACATTTTCCCCCCAGTTTAAAGTACGACtaatgcttgctttcttctccctTACATCTGTTGAGCTTGTAGGCACACCTGCTAAAAGAACTGTTGCTGGTTGCATAACTGCATGGCTCAGTATGGAAGGGACCCCGCAGCTCAGACAAGTCTTTCAACAGAAATAAGTAAGAACTTCACTAAGTAGAAGAATATTTATAAAACGGAAACAAAATATATACTGGCATGCCCTTAACTTCCACAAAAGTCAGCTCAAACCATTACAATTAGGAGGAGTGAAACCTAGGAAAGACTGCACTGTGTCAAGATACATGAAATAGCCCAGCAAAATGTCatattgttgctttttatttgctaaaaataaCTGTCTTCAAATGCTGATAATTTGTTTTGGTAGGATTACAATGTGAAAATCCTAACAGCACCCTGTgtaaaaatgtatctttttttaaaaagaagataatcTCATAACCATCATGTTTTACCTCAGACGTTTCTGATGGAGGTCAAAATCACTTACATCATGTCTGGAAACTGTTATAAATAACATATGAATAAGTTGTTCAACTGTTACGTTCTTGAAAACTTCAATACATTAAGATGTGTTTGCTCCACTGAGTCTACCACTCTCTTTAGCAAAGTAAACAAGATTTtgcattttagaatattttagaaaattattgtTCAGTCTTCCATTTCTACATGCAGTCCCCATTGTTCCTTGAACTGCAGAAGATATGTGTCTTGGTCTTCTGATGATTCGTCAGATACCTTTTTCTCATACAGTCTGGACAAAATTCCCTCTTTGTCAGGATCATCACACTTGAATACTCCTTCACACACCTGATTTTCAACACTGGACAAGGTAGGAATATACAGTCTTCCAGTATGGGGATCCCAATCTACTACTATGGTCTGTTCACCCTCTTTCTCCGTAAGACCCTGTGCTGTTTTTTCCAGCTGAGGATAGGATGTCTGCCCAGATTTTTCAGTGTCTAAGTCCACCAAGTTGATACGGGTCTCACTCAGCAATTCATCTGCTGCATCAACCGTCTTCAAATTAAGTTCCTCTATTTTCTGTCCCAAACAAGGGTCTGCTGCCCTCACCAGTAGTTGGGGGCAATATGGCTGTCCTGTTTTCTTATTACCTAAGTCCCCCAAAGCAACCTGTGGCTCACCTGGTGGTCCCCTAGGGGCAGAAGTTTTCTCTTCTAGTTTCTGACTGGGAGTGAAGTCTTCAGCCCTTACATCATGTTCGTACTCTACAGTCCCtgcatttttctgtctgaaagtATTGTTTCTTCTAGGCTGGCCATAAGATGTCCAATTCCCAGTTTTGTCCCCTTCCTCTTTGTGTGAAATATCTTCATGTGAAATATCAAGCAAGTGTTTTGTTTCTAGCACTTCTTTTGAAGGCAAATCCTTCCCTTCGGTGCCATTGTAAATGGTGTAGTAACAGGGACTTTTCCCTCCTGATAGATGACTGGATTCCTGACATGGCTTGTACTCATCCATGTTAACAGTGATAAGGTTGACCACTATTTTTTCACATGGTATGAAAACCCTTTCTTTGTATTTGTCAGTGTATTGCCAtacctggaaaacaaaaaaatagttttgtttgaGTGAAGTATAATAAAAATACCATCTTGCTACTTCTTATActgtcatatatttttaaaatataaggcTAGGCTGGACCTTACTAGGTTATTTCGATTTagggaaaaaggaaattcatCACATAAACATCCAGCGGTGTTAATATGCTCCACTTTTTTATGCTATCTGAAGTAAAACTGTATTATGACCAGGTCTAATATCCCTTCTCTCATCTTCCGCATGTTAAAATAGTGATTAGAACAATTTTGTCAAGTTCTGGTTTTGTTGCCACCAGCATAAACTCAAGTGACTTTGGAGAAAACATCAGAGTTGTCCTTGGGTCACAGATTACAGAATCTATTCCACTCTTTTTAACCAGTGAAGAGAAGTGCAGTCAAAACCACATCCCAGAAGCACAGTCAGGTACCATGTTAAGGTATAGCTTACAGAAAATTAAATAGTATCAGGTTTCCTTTCAGAGAAGAAGCTATACATCAGGTTGAAGTACAGCATATGGAGCCTGCATTGTGCAGTCTGTCacaggctgcttttgtgaccCTGTGATAGATCATCTAGGTAAACAATAGGAATCTTTCTGAAACGAGTAATGTTTCTAACAGTAGTAAATACTGTATGAGCAGTCACTAAAGGAAAGcgcaacagaaaaagaacagccaGAAGCTGCACTTCAGTGCTTTCAAGCTTGAATGGAAGACTAAGACCACTAATCAATGTACCATGTAGTCTGAAAGCTCCCCCAGGGCAGAAGTGCTGGACCAAAACAAACTGCTTATTCCACCTCCCTCTGACCACATGTGGTGCCCATGTGGAATCGTCTGTAGGTTGGGAAAGCCAGAGAGCGTCATTAAAATACCAGGTCTATATTAATTTGTTACCTTAACATTAACTGAATCCAGAGGtggagaaataaaactgaagcttCAAGGTGGTCATAAAAAAGTGCAATGGACATTAAACACCCACCCGCCCCCAACATACAAATTTTACATTTATTAGAGAAAAAACTCCTGGAGTTGGAGTTCAGTCTGCTATTGAGTGGGAATTTTTCACTAATTGGCCCTTTATGTTCTTGGACTGTAAACAGCTCTGTCCTGCTAGCTCTCCAAGGGAGACCAAGCTATCTCCCCCTACCATGTCCTGCATCCCAGGATAAAGAataacaaagatggtgaaagactttttaccagggtctGTAGTGAAAGGGGCAaccattttaaactgaaagaaggtagatttagactggatagaaggaaaaaattctttactatgagggtggtgaggcactggaagaggttgcccagagaggttgtggatgtcccatccctggcagtgttcaagttcaaggccaggttggatggggctttaagcCACCTGGTCTAGTGACAGAtgcccctgcccctggcaggggggttggactagatgatttttgaaggtcccttccaacccaaaccaccctGTGATTCCATGACTCGGTGATAAAGCTGGTGCCTCAACAAGTGCAGGAGGTGTCTTTGTGCACATCTGAACagactgcagctgcagctgctctacTCCTTCTGAACCCACAGCCCCTCTGTGAACATTTCTCCTGTCACCTCTGTGCTGCTCTAGATTCTTCAGAAAGATCAGCATGTTGAAACCAACTCCCTTATACCTCCCACCCCACAGCATCACGCAGATGGGATTAACATCAAAGTGTTCATTCATTATTGTAATTACATGTTTATGGTTGAGCAACTTGTTTAGAGATAGCTGTGAGAAAGCTCTGCTGGGCTCCTGAGCTGGAAACCAATAAAATTTCTTAGACTTTATGTGTTCTTTCTAAAAATTAACAAGCTTTGCAGGTCTAAGAAACTTGCAGACATTTTACGTAGAAAGCGTATTTGGGCTGTCTAACAGAATGCGTTTGCTCAGACATTTTGGGGTGTTAGGAAATGGTGcaatatttgaaagtatttttgaaatgcagattaAATTATCTGTGTGATGCACACGTGCTAAATCCTTCACAATCACAATTAAGTGGAAGAATCTGGTAATACCCAGTAACAGTCCAAAAGAACATCATGGGGTTTCAGTACTGCTTAATTATCTGCCCTTCTTGTTTCTGAATTCAACCAATTAATACCCTTTGTTCACTGAATCTCTTCTAGGTAAGGTGCTTCTTCCTAGATACATTTAGGGAGTGCTGACTTCCTAACAGAGCTTGCCTCTGTGCACCTCAGACCTTGCTTATGACAATGACTCTTCCCAAACGAACAGCTCTGTTCTGATCCTCATTAGCTCTGGTCATCTTTTAGATACAGTTGCTAACTTGAGTTATTACTCTGGTTTTCTCACATTTAATAACCCTCATTGAGATGTTCTTTTCCTAATCTGAGTGACAACtagagcttttatttttagctagCCATGGTTTCATCCCAGCTGACCTGGAGCCACGGAAAATACACAGCTCTGCTGTGAGTGCCAAGGTTGGCAGTGACCTCCTGCAACACAGAACACTTACCAGGTTTGTTGGATGTTTCTGTTTGCTGACGTGAATATACCTGTGCACACAATAGCATGTCATTGAAATAAAAAGGACAGCCAGCATGACAGGCAGAACACATCCAAATGTGACTGTTATAGTCTCATCTGCTGTTTTAtctgttaacaaaaaaaagttttcattgtaCTGAGCAACTTTTGAATGTATTCAGATAGTAATGTGTGCATTCACCACGTTGCTTTTTGGCTATGGGATGCAAACGTTTTAAATAAACAAGGAATTTGcaggaaattttttaaaaaatggtacttGAGCTACAggaaaattttttattattatctaaattataaaataaattctaaaaggAAGTAACAACTCCTCCCTCAGGTTCTCCTGTTGCTAAATTCAGACTGACCCATCTCTGCCACTCCCAAACCTCATTCAAGGAGAAAAAGTGTTATCCATTCACTTAGACTCAAAGAATGCAGATCCTTCTCCTCAGAGGTACTGACATACTTTCTAGCCAGTAGATCCCAGCTATGTTTTATTAAAGGTAAAGATTTTTTCATTGGTATAAATGCACAGAGAGGGGAGAAACAATGCTAGCTTTCACTCTCAGAATGGATACATAAAAAACTTAGAAACGCAATCACCATGATTTTTTCTAACCTGCATCTTCTCTTTGTAATTTGCCAGCTTACACATACCTTTCAATGTAGCAATGCAACATTCTTTGGAGAACCCACTGTGCAAAAGTGGTGTGGTGACACGTATCTGTGCACTGACACAATAAGTTGTTCCAGGTTCTAACCAGGGCACAACCAAGGTGTTGTTGCTGATGGAGAAGAACCActgaaagacataaaaaaaatatttattttttttctccccctttaaCTCCTCAGTTATGGAAAGGTAAATATCTTCCACACAACATGTGTCACAAGCACACATATTTTCTGGAAAGAATAATGATACTAAGAACTGCCAGCTGCatcctttttttaacaaatacaatCAAAACTCAAGTTATTTATTAGGTCATGTCCTCTCTGAATATTTCACCTTCCATTCAATCATTCTTCTACCACTACTGAACAACTTCATGCTTTATATGAAGTAGAACCATGTGCCACCATTAGCCCACATTCTCATGCTGATGCTGCAGTAGAGCTAAAGCATCACTCCAGCCCCGTCCTGACACATAGGCCAATAAAAGGCACACAGTACAGTTTCACAAAATCTTTCAAATTGGGATGTTCTGGTAAAGATAGGAGCCTTAGAATAATGGGTGTTATGTAAACCATGGAGTCCAAAGTAAAGTAACTGCTATATGTCAAGcatctttatggaaaaaaaaaccccaaaaccaaacaacccaacttTTGTCTTCCTCTAATTGTTAATCTTGGCATTTTAATATCCCTCTTGACAGAAGGTGACCTTTTTGGTGCAAAGTTTCTGTCTCAGTTCAGGAAATTCAGAGATTTGCCAGATAGAGGTTGTGCCTGGAGGATGGGAACAGAAGAACGAATGGGGTTTTTTAGCTGATCACTGAACTCCTCCTCATCTACTGTGTTTGCGCTGGGAAATACTACTTGCTAATGAAATGTCAATCTGCAGAGACAAGCAAATGAAGATGTTCAGAAGTAGTGACAAAGGATGGACTTTGTCACGACGTTTTGTGAGTATTGCCGGTAGACTGACTGGCTGGGGAGTGGCCCTGCCAAAGAGGACTGGGGACAGGCAGTGagctgaacgtgagccagcaatgtgccctcacAGCAAAGgaggccagcagcatcctgggctgtgttaACAGGAGAAGAGGGGGCAGACGGAGGGGAGGGATTATCGCCTTCCACTCAGTGCTCATCAGACCACATCCAGAATACCGTGACCAGTTTTGTtccccccaaaacagaaaagacTGGCAAACCGGAGTGGGTTTGTAGAGGATCACCAAgatggctggggctggagcacttgccctttGAGGGGAGACTGAAGGACTGGAGTTTGTCCCAGCTAGGGAAGAACGGATGGCTTCAGGGGAACCTAAGAGCAGCCCCCAGGATGACCCAGGGAGGTCATcaagaaggcagagccaggcacTTCACAGTGCTGAatggtgggaggatgagagacAATGGACGCAAGTTCAAAAAgagaggttcagattggatataAAGAAATATTCTTTCCCTAAGCAGAAAATCAAGCAGTGGAACAGATTGTGCAGTCTCCGCCTTTGGAGGTTTTCAGGATGCAACTGGACAAACCCTGAGCTACCTGGTCTGAGCTCACGGCTGATCCTGCTTCAAACAGGACTTCAGAATAGAGATCTCCTGAGCTTCCCTCCAACCCAAATGATCCTACAATTTCTATGAAGTTATGAATCCTATTTCGATCCTTGCTATTGTGGACAAAGTGCATTTTAAGAAGCACAGAGCACAGATTTAATAGGTCCAGTTCTACAGCCTTGACAAAGCTTACCcgcttctttgtttttttgttgagGACAGACACGTTGTATTGCAGGCCAGGATACACCTGAAGCAGAGATACGGATTCTTCCTCAGGGCTTCTCTTCCACTTCTCAGGAGCAGTCAGAATGATTGAAATAGATTTCTCAGTAGAAGATACACTTACCATGGGTGGATCAATTTTAGCTGGAAAAATGAACATGTACAAAAAACAGTCAAATGCAGCAGAGGCACACTGACTTGTCCATGCAGTTTCTTGAGGTGGATGATATTAAATTTTTGTAATGTTTTGAGGTGTCTAGGACTTCAAACAATTCATTTATATtgctagaaaattattttatcagaTAACTAAGAGGATCTTTATAGTGAGAAGGTGAACACTGACTTGGAATTTTGCCTAGGAATTCCTGTGACTTCGCGGGAGTTTACAACCTTGAAACTCCATTTGCTAAAACAAGCTAAATTACCAGTACGTTCTCAGATTATCTGGCACAGATAAGAGATATTGTGATCTAGAGTACTACTACTGATTGGTTTAATAGAGCCTTTTTAAAATCAGAGCTCTTTATACCGTGGATGTGCCACAGATTTTATTTGCCTTGAGTAAAGCGTTATCATAGCACAAAAGAGTATT
This genomic window from Accipiter gentilis chromosome 5, bAccGen1.1, whole genome shotgun sequence contains:
- the IL20RA gene encoding interleukin-20 receptor subunit alpha, with protein sequence MKNVLHWSAPEGTGEGVLYKVKYSVYGVGKWIRKPECRNINRTWCDLSSETSDYEEQYYASVKAFLNGMCSDWMETTRFNPLTDTKIDPPMVSVSSTEKSISIILTAPEKWKRSPEEESVSLLQVYPGLQYNVSVLNKKTKKRWFFSISNNTLVVPWLEPGTTYCVSAQIRVTTPLLHSGFSKECCIATLKDKTADETITVTFGCVLPVMLAVLFISMTCYCVHRYIHVSKQKHPTNLVWQYTDKYKERVFIPCEKIVVNLITVNMDEYKPCQESSHLSGGKSPCYYTIYNGTEGKDLPSKEVLETKHLLDISHEDISHKEEGDKTGNWTSYGQPRRNNTFRQKNAGTVEYEHDVRAEDFTPSQKLEEKTSAPRGPPGEPQVALGDLGNKKTGQPYCPQLLVRAADPCLGQKIEELNLKTVDAADELLSETRINLVDLDTEKSGQTSYPQLEKTAQGLTEKEGEQTIVVDWDPHTGRLYIPTLSSVENQVCEGVFKCDDPDKEGILSRLYEKKVSDESSEDQDTYLLQFKEQWGLHVEMED